Proteins found in one Campylobacter canadensis genomic segment:
- the rpsD gene encoding 30S ribosomal protein S4: MARYTGPVEKIERRFGVSLSMKGERRLAGKSALEKRPFAPGQHGQRRGKISEYGLQLREKQKAKFMYGVSEKQFRNLFKEAARKDGNTGTILIQFLEQRLDNVVYRMGFATTRRFARQLVTHGHILVNGKRVDIPSYRVAVGAKIEVVEKSKNNPQIVRAIELTNQTGIVQWVDVEKDKKFGIFTRKPEREEVVIPVEERFIVELYSK; the protein is encoded by the coding sequence ATGGCAAGATATACAGGACCAGTTGAAAAGATAGAAAGAAGATTTGGCGTTAGCTTATCTATGAAAGGTGAAAGACGCTTAGCTGGTAAAAGTGCTTTAGAAAAAAGACCTTTTGCACCAGGACAACACGGACAACGCCGTGGTAAAATTAGTGAATACGGCTTACAATTAAGAGAAAAGCAAAAAGCTAAATTTATGTATGGTGTTAGTGAAAAACAATTTAGAAATTTATTTAAAGAAGCAGCAAGAAAAGACGGAAATACAGGTACAATCCTTATTCAATTCTTAGAGCAAAGATTAGATAATGTTGTTTATAGAATGGGCTTTGCTACTACTCGCCGTTTTGCAAGACAATTAGTTACTCACGGACATATTTTAGTAAATGGAAAAAGAGTTGATATTCCAAGCTACCGTGTTGCAGTAGGTGCTAAAATTGAAGTTGTTGAAAAGAGCAAAAATAATCCACAAATCGTAAGAGCTATTGAACTTACAAATCAAACAGGTATTGTTCAATGGGTTGATGTTGAAAAGGATAAAAAATTTGGTATTTTCACTAGAAAACCAGAGCGTGAAGAAGTTGTCATTCCAGTAGAGGAAAGATTTATAGTAGAGCTATACTCTAAGTAA
- the rpsK gene encoding 30S ribosomal protein S11 — protein sequence MAKRKVIKKKIVKKNIGKGVVYISASFNNTMVTVTDEMGNAIAWSSAGGLGFKGSKKSTPFAAQQAVEDALNKAKEHGIKEVGIRVQGPGSGRDTAVKSVGAIEGIKVTFLKDITPLAHNGCRPPKRRRV from the coding sequence ATGGCTAAGAGAAAAGTTATTAAGAAAAAAATAGTTAAAAAAAATATAGGTAAAGGTGTTGTATATATAAGTGCAAGCTTCAATAACACTATGGTTACAGTTACTGATGAAATGGGTAATGCGATTGCATGGAGCAGTGCTGGTGGTTTAGGTTTTAAAGGTTCTAAAAAATCAACTCCTTTTGCTGCACAACAAGCTGTTGAAGATGCGTTAAATAAAGCAAAAGAACACGGAATTAAAGAAGTTGGAATTAGAGTTCAAGGTCCAGGTAGTGGTAGAGATACAGCTGTAAAAAGCGTTGGTGCAATTGAAGGAATTAAAGTTACATTCTTAAAAGATATTACACCTTTAGCACATAATGGTTGTCGCCCACCAAAACGTCGTCGTGTTTGA
- the rpsM gene encoding 30S ribosomal protein S13 has translation MARIAGVDLPKKKRIEYGLTYIYGIGLFTSRKILAAVGIDPNKRVYELSEDEAATIRKEIQENYMVEGDLRKQVAMDIKALMDLGSYRGLRHRKGLPVRGQKTKTNARTRKGKRKTVGAKA, from the coding sequence ATGGCTCGTATAGCAGGTGTTGATTTACCAAAGAAAAAAAGAATAGAATATGGCTTAACTTATATTTATGGTATAGGTTTATTTACTTCAAGAAAAATTCTTGCAGCTGTAGGCATAGACCCAAATAAAAGAGTTTATGAACTAAGTGAAGATGAAGCAGCAACAATTCGTAAAGAAATTCAAGAAAATTATATGGTTGAAGGTGATTTAAGAAAACAAGTTGCTATGGATATTAAAGCTTTAATGGATTTAGGCTCATATAGAGGTTTAAGACATAGAAAAGGGCTTCCAGTGCGTGGTCAAAAAACTAAGACAAATGCTAGAACTCGTAAGGGTAAAAGAAAAACTGTTGGTGCAAAGGCGTAA
- the rpmJ gene encoding 50S ribosomal protein L36: MKVRPSVKKMCDKCKVVMRKGVIRIICENPKHKQRQG; this comes from the coding sequence ATGAAAGTAAGACCATCGGTTAAAAAGATGTGCGACAAATGTAAAGTCGTTATGAGAAAAGGTGTTATTCGTATTATTTGCGAAAATCCAAAACATAAACAAAGACAAGGATAA
- a CDS encoding fumarate reductase iron-sulfur subunit: MSRKLTIKVFKYNPYSKISKPHFATYELEETSGMTIFIVLSMIREKFDANLSFDFVCRAGICGSCAMMINGKPKLACKTLTKDYPDGIIELMPMPAFKHIKDLSVNTGEWMEGMCKRVESWVHTDKEVDISKIEEKIEPSVADETFELDRCIECGICIASCATKVMRPNFIGAAGLMRVARYEQDPHDKRTLDDFYEAVGDDDGIFACMSLLACEDNCPKQLPLQTKIAYMRRKLVQNKG; this comes from the coding sequence ATGAGTAGAAAATTAACAATAAAAGTATTTAAATATAATCCATATAGCAAAATTTCAAAACCACATTTTGCTACTTATGAGCTAGAAGAAACAAGTGGAATGACTATTTTTATAGTTTTAAGTATGATTAGAGAAAAATTTGATGCTAATTTAAGCTTTGATTTTGTTTGTAGAGCAGGTATTTGTGGCTCTTGTGCTATGATGATTAATGGTAAGCCAAAATTAGCTTGTAAAACCCTTACAAAAGATTATCCTGATGGAATTATAGAGCTTATGCCAATGCCTGCATTTAAACATATTAAAGATTTAAGTGTAAATACAGGTGAATGGATGGAAGGTATGTGCAAAAGAGTAGAAAGCTGGGTGCATACTGATAAAGAAGTTGATATTTCAAAAATAGAAGAAAAAATTGAACCAAGTGTTGCTGATGAAACTTTTGAGCTTGATAGATGTATTGAGTGTGGAATTTGCATTGCATCTTGTGCCACTAAGGTTATGAGACCTAATTTTATAGGTGCAGCAGGGCTTATGCGTGTTGCAAGATACGAACAAGACCCGCATGATAAAAGAACATTAGATGATTTTTATGAAGCGGTTGGAGATGATGATGGAATTTTTGCTTGTATGTCTTTACTTGCTTGTGAAGATAATTGTCCAAAGCAGCTTCCACTTCAAACAAAAATAGCCTATATGAGAAGAAAATTAGTTCAAAATAAAGGTTAA